Proteins found in one Crassostrea angulata isolate pt1a10 chromosome 3, ASM2561291v2, whole genome shotgun sequence genomic segment:
- the LOC128178196 gene encoding arginase, hepatic-like — protein sequence MRSTVLARRLRVRDLPPTLTRDIASNEFSSFLKQKMLHFGDRKVGVVGCPVHHGQAKPGTEHGPDALREGGLIKKLMGLGLDVHDYGDVGTPSHEDDHHFDLPVKNPKHVATASENIAADVYNVIKSGRTCLALGGDHSMAIGSIFGHSLAEPEHVVVWVDAHADINTPLTSSSGNMHGMPLSFLVKELQPYISKLPGFEFIKPCLSAKNIAYIGLRDVDPGERYIIEKLGIQSFSMSEVDRHGIKDVVEKAMHYLDPEGVKPIHLSFDIDALDPSLAPSTGTPVPGGLSIREGNYICEELAATGRLTCVDIAEVNPSLGNERDNLITVNSALSIITHCFGGRRQGTYPKNYQIPIPTHTNHVAPPPS from the exons aattttcatcatttttgaaaCAGAAAATGCTGCATTTTGGTGACAGAAAAGTTGGCGTTGTTGGGTGTCCAGTACATCACGGACAG gcGAAGCCCGGGACGGAGCACGGGCCTGACGCGCTGAGAGAGGGGGGCCTGATCAAGAAGTTGATGGGACTGGGGCTGGACGTGCACGACTATGGTGACGTGGGGACCCCCAGTCACGAAGACGACCATCATTTCGACCTGCCCGTCAAGAACCCCAAACACGTGGCCACCGCCTCGGAAAAT ATCGCTGCCGATGTGTATAACGTCATCAAGTCTGGGAGGACTTGTTTGGCCCTGGGAGGGGATCACAGCATGGCCATAGGCTCTATCTTCGGCCATTCCTTGGCAGAACCAGAGCACGTGGTTGTTTGGGTTGATGCGCACGCAGACATCAATACTCCTCTGACGTCATCATCTGGAAACATGCATGGAATGCCCTTGTCATTCCTGGTGAAGGAACTTCAGCCATACATCAGCAAGCTTCCTGGATTTGAATTCATCAAACCATG CTTGTCTGCGAAAAACATCGCGTACATTGGTCTCCGGGACGTGGACCCGGGAGAGAG ATATATCATCGAGAAGCTTGGCATCCAGTCGTTCTCGATGTCCGAGGTGGACAGACACGGGATCAAGGATGTGGTGGAGAAGGCCATGCACTACCTTGACCCAGA GGGAGTGAAGCCGATTCATCTGAGTTTTGACATTGACGCTTTGGACCCCTCCCTGGCCCCGAGTACCGGGACACCTGTCCCTGGAGGTCTCTCTATCAGGGAGGGAAATTACATCTGCGAGGAACTTGCCGCTACAG GTCGATTGACATGCGTGGACATAGCAGAAGTAAATCCAAGTTTGGGAAACGAACGCGATAACCTGATCACGGTTAATTCGGCGCTTTCGATCATCACGCACTGCTTCGGCGGCCGACGCCAAGGAACCTACCctaaaaattaccaaatcccAATCCCGACGCATACGAATCATGTGGCCCCACCTCCTTCATAG
- the LOC128178837 gene encoding nuclear pore complex protein Nup133-like, with product MFSPRTPSTRARSSPYTPSGVTPRAQNRRVSNIFTPKGRQSSLTQKGIPNRSLQTSQLIEETEGYRIEGFGTPLPVLITEALALADKHTEITVKIDQSGWAWLVGGRKLFVWRYKGGQSTRTVFCKELTLPPSDLAHNADRVCVIPSVTDNQSASCIAVSPEGIVRYWPNIAYEGSSTEISAELRGDECASVVNFEPFGCLLATTTSSLVLLLPMSGQNTLTCHPLKGSQGMFSGIGRRMSSFIFGASTLQPSGAPLQAIVCGKCEDEDERSFFVLSGTQFQKWNISQPITEKLFYQIDVERMFREFLSKKVWNQDSRQLTQLKTWLLDMQPTQHGVVFLGAGVNMDVDLTVHFGLAFLDTDINGTPNELESLMILEHQDVYSEDFEYSLQKHRLLLADPRSTTAYIYDREHVLFVPGPSTEVINLQQPGGHILGAGTSDGVGVFFSGSMGLFSISTPQRQEISIMEEPVQDMTTADMSVLTASHAKMQELSMSEDRTARLKSAFIATMRGNIAAAQATIEELFPLDEVSTDLDQTVVSLDKDLVDDFPASDPRWAESRQDATSSTTSLIIINQLNDKLRAHEYVINFLKKMNLWEQLKQVTVRGTRMLTRHVMCEHAEKLQAAIALRQLHGEFSGIVDAAIKKVLEQRQDVNVSHNLTPQDVFYREVSRIQEVMECLLEYQEEVLLADVTVTEILTVIISINTIVEEMLHKALQYHQTKSAMYDCEAPEEENPEYIPWTSTGGDRGVRTLLLKQFNTTMEMVLPEVRDTEGLEKIYRQLASIADIILDGYVGQLESLKVKANRQQHYNELQRRYEQDRQQLIMPLMEGKQYELAASLAEKYYDFEILIQLCEVSDNTDRIEKYLRQFSDKGFANYLYTWYMKEGKRGKLLALPISQQRELGKFLQKEDIKTLSWLHNIQTDNFSKAHLTLLELARMEQGSLSKKKTLLSLSKLAGLAADPDNGDIDSNILDINEEQELIAHQQQLPALVIENLKMEPDNMAVLSPVQLIELYISGTNIDATEYDFKKALDLLQYIDKTDQTVDYESLRMHIWAQSILRDSWQQDDSVDVMEAIMNTVFFKTVDLAYKEGVDVKTFMPGLKSILNCEELGDLKDSASFQYLIQAGYEHIGQVL from the exons atgtttagtCCAAGAACTCCGTCTACTCGGGCCAGGTCGTCACCATATACGCCATCTGGAGTAACCCCGCGTGCCCAGAACAGACGAGTATCAAATATTTTCACTCCCAAAGGAAGGCAATCATCGCTCACACAAAA GGGCATTCCCAACAGGTCATTACAAACATCTCAGCTTATCGAGGAAACAGAAGGATATCGCATCGAAGGTTTTGGGACCCCACTCCCTGTTCTTATCACAGAGGCACTGGCCTTAGCAGACA AACACACAGAGATAACTGTGAAGATTGACCAGTCTGGGTGGGCGTGGCTGGTTGGAGGAAGGAAGCTGTTTGTCTGGAGGTACAAAGGAGGACAAAGTACTCGG ACTGTCTTTTGTAAAGAACTAACGCTTCCACCGAGTGATCTGGCTCACAATGCTGACCGAGTCTGTGTCATCCCGAGTGTCACTGACAATCAGTCTGCTTCCTGTATTGCTGTGTCACCAGAGGGCATCGTTAGATACTGGCCGAACATCGCCTATGAAGGTTCATCCACAGAAATCAGCGCTGAGCTGCGAGGAGATGAATGTGCAAGTGTGGTTAACTTTGAG CCTTTTGGGTGTCTGCTGGCCACCACAACAAGTTCCCTAGTTCTCCTGTTACCTATGTCAGGACAG aaTACACTGACATGCCATCCCCTGAAAGGATCACAAGGAATGTTCTCGGGAATTGGGAGGAGAATGTCTTCTTTTATATTTGGGGCTTCAACTCTTCAACCATCAGGGGCT CCATTACAAGCCATCGTCTGTGGGAAGTGTGAAGATGAGGATGAGAGGTCGTTCTTTGTGTTGTCAGGGACGCAGTTCCAGAAGTGGAATATATCTCAGCCCATTACAGAAAAG CTTTTCTATCAGATCGATGTCGAGAGAATGTTCAGGGAATTTCTTTCCAAGAAGGTTTGG AACCAGGACTCGCGGCAGCTGACCCAGTTAAAGACCTGGCTGTTAGACATGCAGCCCACACA acatggagttgtctttcttggtGCTGGAGTCAATATGGATGTTGATTTGACTGTACATTTTGGACTAG CTTTCCTAGATACTGATATCAATGGAACGCCTAATGAGTTGGAAAGTCTTATGATTCTGGAGCATCAGGATGTGTATTCG GAGGACTTTGAGTACAGCCTTCAGAAGCACAGGCTGTTACTGGCCGATCCTAGGTCAACCACAGCCTACATATACGACAGGGAACATGTACTATTTGTCCCAG GTCCATCTACAGAAGTGATCAACTTACAACAGCCTGGGGGTCATATCCTTGGGGCAG GAACCAGTGACGGGGTAGGGGTGTTCTTTTCTGGCAGTATGGGACTCTTCTCCATCAGCACCCCACAGCGCCAGGAAATCAG TATAATGGAGGAGCCCGTACAGGATATGACGACGGCAGACATG TCAGTTCTGACAGCCAGTCATGCCAAAATGCAGGAACTGTCGATGAGTGAAGACAGAACAGCTCGTCTGAAGTCAGCATTCATCGCCACAATGCGAGGCAATATT GCTGCTGCCCAAGCCACTATTGAGGAGTTATTTCCCCTGGATGAAGTATCCACAGACTTGGATCAGACAGTTGTCTCCCTTGATAAGGATCTGGTGGATGATTTCCCGGCTTCTGATCCCCGCTGGGCCGAGTCTAGGCAAG ATGCCACAAGTAGTACCACCTCTCTCATCATCATCAACCAACTCAATGACAAACTCCGAGCTCATGAGTATGTCATCAACTTTCTGAAGAAGATGAATCTCTGGGAGCAG cTTAAGCAAGTGACGGTACGAGGCACGAGGATGCTAACAAGACATGTGATGTGTGAACACGCAGAGAAACTACAGGCAGCCATAGCCCTGCGACAGTTACATGGGGA GTTCAGCGGGATTGTAGATGCTGCCATTAAGAAGGTGCTAGAGCAGAGACAGGACGTCAATGTCTCCCACAACCTGACCCCACAGGACGTGTTTTACCGGGAG GTGTCCCGGATACAGGAAGTGATGGAATGTTTGTTGGAGTACCAGGAGGAAGTCCTGTTGGCTGATGTCACGGTAACAGAAATCCTGACCGTCATCATATCGATCAACACCATTGTAGAG GAAATGCTACACAAAGCTTTACAGTATCATCAGACCAAGTCTGCCATGTATGATTGTGAGGCACCGGAGGAAGAAAACCCAGAGTACATTCCCTGGACCTCAACAGGAGGCGACCGAGGGGTCAGAACACTCCTACTGAAGCAG TTCAATACGACTATGGAGATGGTCCTTCCCGAAGTCCGCGACACAGAGGGCCTAGAAAAGATCTACAGACAGCTCGCCTCCATCGCTGACATCATTCTGGATGGCTATGTAGGTCAGTTGGAGTCGCTGAAGGTCAAGGCCAACCGACAGCAGCACTACAACGAACTACAGCGGCGCTACGAACAGGACAGGCAGCAACTCATCATGCCCCTCA TGGAGGGAAAACAGTATGAATTGGCTGCATCTCTGGCGGAGAAGTACTACGACTTTGAGATTCTGATCCAGCTGTGTGAGGTGTCGGACAACACAGACAGGATAGAGAAATACCTGAGACAGTTCTCGGACAAA GGTTTTGCCAACTATCTCTACACCTGGTATATGAAGGAAG GAAAAAGAGGAAAGCTGCTTGCTCTACCAATAAGTCAACAGAGGGAGCTAGGGAAGTTTCTACAGAAAGAAGATATCAAAACCCTGAGTTGGCTCCACAACATACAGACAGACAACTTCTCTAAG GCGCATCTGACTCTGTTGGAGCTGGCCAGAATGGAGCAAGGCTCTCTATCCAAAAAGAAG acACTGTTAAGTCTGAGTAAATTGGCAGGGCTGGCAGCTGATCCTGATAATGGAGATATTGACAGCAATATATTGG ACATCAATGAAGAGCAGGAATTAATCGCCCACCAGCAGCAGTTACCTGCCCTTGTCATAGAG AACCTGAAGATGGAACCTGACAACATGGCAGTTCTCTCCCCTGTCCAGTTGATTGAG TTGTACATCTCTGGAACAAACATAGATGCAACAGAATATGATTTCAAGAAAGCTTTGGATCTCCTTCAGTATATAGACAAG ACTGACCAGACAGTGGACTATGAGAGTCTTAGGATGCACATCTGGGCCCAGTCCATACTCAGAGACAG CTGGCAGCAGGATGATTCAGTAGATGTCATGGAAGCTATCATGAACACAGTATTCTTCAAAACAGTGGACCTAGCTTACAAAGAAG GAGTTGATGTAAAGACATTTATGCCAGGACTAAAGAGCATATTGAATTGTGAAGAACTTGGTGACTTGAAAGATTCTGCCAGTTTTCAGTATTTGATCCAAGCTGGTTATGAACACATAGGACAGGTGCTGTGA